A region of the Candidatus Neomarinimicrobiota bacterium genome:
ATTTGCTCTTCAATTCAAGTCGTTCGAGCCACCGAAGGCTATTGCGAACCCGTCTATCTTTTTCCAGTTTTAGGCTCGAACTCGGGGCATAACCACCTCCAACATCATAGCCGAGTTGTCCGTGTTGACTCTTGTCGCGTCACGTCTCGGTACCCTGTCACCGTGCAGACGCCTTAAAAAGATTCAATATTTCGCGTCGATATATCGGCTCACTTATGTCCAGCTCAACTAAACAAAACATGGCGGCGCCCATTTGCAAGCCTCGGCGTAGCCTCTGGGATGCTTCACGGATTCCAGAGGAGTTGCTTTGACGGTGATTGCGTATACGCTAATCCGTATACGCAAAGGGGAGTTATCTGCGGGAATCTGCGGGAGTCTGCGCTCTAGAGCCGATTTGGCTCCTCGGCACCTAGCTACAAAAATGCCGACGAGAAACTGAATCCTCGTCGACAAAATTGTGGTCGGGGCGAAAGGATTTGAACCTTCGACCCCCTGCTCCCAAAGCAGGTGCGCTACCGGACTGCGCCACGCCCCGTTATTGTGGGTGAGCGATGGGACTTGAACCCACGGCCTCCTGGGCCACAACCAGGTGCTCTAACCAGCTGAGCTACGCCCACCATCGCCGCTGCCGGCGGTGGCCGTAACCCCGCCAATCCAGCATCTGCGCCGCCAACTTACCGCCCCTCCCGACGGCAGTCAAGGCCATTTGGGCTTGGGTTAACCCCAGTCCAGTCAGTAAGTTCCACGGGTGAAGATTTTTCACCGCTATATCCTCACCGAGCACCTGCTGCCGTTTACCTTTGCGCTCCTGGTGCTGCTCTTTGTCCTGCTCACCAACTTCCTCCTACGCGCCCTCGACCGCTTCCTAGGCAAGGGACTCGGCGTGGGCGTCCTGCTGGAGTATGTGGTCCTGAACCTGGCTTGGATCGCCGCCCTGGCGGTCCCCATGGCGGTGCTGGTGGCTACCCTCATGGCCTTCGGGCGGCTCACCCACGACAACGAGATCACCGCCATGCGGGTGGCGGGGCTCAGCTACGCCTCCATCCTCAGGCCGGCCCTCATCTTTGGCGCCATCATCTGTCTGGTCCTCATCGTGTTTAACAATCAGGTCCTGCCCGAGGCCAATCACAGGGCCCGCATCCTCTCCGCCGACATCAACCGCAAACGGCCCGATGTGGCCGTGGAGGTGGGCTATTTCGTGGACGACCTGCCCTCCTACAGCATGCTGGTGCGCGGCAGGGTAGGAACCGAGTTCCGCGACATCCTCATCTACAGCAAGGACAACCGCACTCGCCAGATGACCATTTTCGCCGACCGGGGTACCATGCAGACCATCGATGACGCCATCTTGCTTTACCTGGAGGATGGCGAGATTCACGAACTTTCCCTGCCCAACTATGACGAGTATCGCCGCCTGAAGTTTAAGCGCCACCGCATCGTGGTACCGGTGGACAACCTCTACTTGGAGCGACGCGAGAGCAATCTTCGCGGCGACCGGGAAATGACCATTGCCATGATGCAGGGCAAGATCGCTGCCTACCGCGAGAAAATCGCCAACGTGAAGCGCCGCGTCGCTGCCCGCATCGCCTCCCAGACCCCCTTTGCCCTTACCGCTGAGGTGACCCGCACCGCGGCCCTCAGCGCGGCGGAGCGCTGGCAGGCAGCCATCGCCGACAGCGCCAGCCTCACCCGTGGCGATTCTGCCCGCCTCATGCGCCGGGCCACGAACCTCCGGCGCGGCCTGGGGGGCGATTTCAACCTGGTGGCCAGCTACGTCAGGGGGATCAACCGCTACCGTGTGGAAATTCACAAGAAGTTCTCCCTCCCCTTCGCCTGCATCGTTTTCGTACTGGTGGGGGCGCCCTTGGGCATCATGGCCCGGCGCGGCGGATTTGCGGTGGCCACCGCCCTAAGCCTGGGCTTTTTCGTGGTCTATTGGGGCCTGCTCATCGCCGGGGAGGAGCTCGCCGACCGGGGCCTGGTCTCGCCCATACTCGGTATGTGGTCCCCCAACATTCTACTCGCCTTCGTGGGGATTCTGCTCCTGGGACTCATCCGGTCCGAGAACCGCGTTTGGCGCCTTGGATTTCTGGACCTCTTGCGCCGCAGGGCCACGGCCGGGCTGGAGCCGTGATCCTCCCTTTTGACGGCCACCGGCCGGTCATCCCCGTCAGTGCCTTCGTGGCACCCTCTGCTGACGTTATCGGCCAGGTGGAGTTGGGCGCGGAGGCCAGCATCTGGTTCGGTGCCGTGGCACGGGGCGACATGCACCACATTTCCATTGGACGGCGCACCAACATTCAGGACAACTGCACCATCCACGTCACGACCGACCTCTATCCCACTGAGGTGGGCGATGAGGTGACGGTGGGCCACGGCGCCATTGTCCATGGCTGCGTCATCGCCTCCCGCTGTCTCATCGGCATGGGGGCCGTCATCATGGATGGCGTGGAGGTGGGGGAAGGCGCCCTCATTGCCGGAGGGGCCGTGGTGGTGCCGGGGACGCAGGTGCCGCCGAGATCGCTCTATGCCGGCGTACCGGCCAGGTTTCGCCGCGAGGTTACCGCAGCTGAGTACGCCGATATAGTGGAGCGGGCCGAGCTCTACGTCCAGTACGCCCAACGCTATTTGGCCCCGGCTCAGAACACGCCGTGATCGCCTACGAGCTGATCCACAAGCAGCAACAAGGCATACCGCTCTCCGGCGCTGAAATAGCCTGGCTGGTGGACGGCTTCGCCAACGGCAGCGTGCCCGATGAGCAACTCGCCGCCTGGCTCATGGCGGTCTATTTCAAGGGCATGACCGGCAGCGAGCGCCAGGCCCTGGTGGCCGCGATGGTCGCTTCCGGCCGCCGCCTCGACTTCTCCGCCCTGGACGGCTACGTGGCGGACAAGCACAGCACCGGCGGGGTGGGCGACAAGGTCTCGCTCATCCTCGCCCCGCTGGTGGCCGCCTGTGGCGTCTATGTGCCCATGATCTCCGGCCGGGGGCTCGGCCACACCGGCGGCACCCTGGACAAACTGGAGTCCATCCCCGGCTTCGGAACGAACCTCGAGCTCGACGCCTTCCAGCGCCAGGTGGGCGAGGTGGGGGTCGCCATCATGAGCCAGACCGATGAAATTGTCCCTGCCGACCGGAAAATGTACGCCCTGCGCGACGTCACGGCCACCGTGGAATCCCTGCCGCTGATCTGCGGCAGCATCATGAGCAAGAAAATCGCCGAGGGCATTCAGGGCTTGGTGCTGGACGTAAAATGGGGCAGTGGCGCCTTTATGGCCACCCTGGATGAGGCGCGTGCCCTGGCGGAGGCTCTGCAGCAGACCGGCGCCGACTTCGGCGTTGAAACCGTGGCCCGCATCACCGATATGAACCAGCCCCTGGGCCGGACCG
Encoded here:
- a CDS encoding LptF/LptG family permease codes for the protein MKIFHRYILTEHLLPFTFALLVLLFVLLTNFLLRALDRFLGKGLGVGVLLEYVVLNLAWIAALAVPMAVLVATLMAFGRLTHDNEITAMRVAGLSYASILRPALIFGAIICLVLIVFNNQVLPEANHRARILSADINRKRPDVAVEVGYFVDDLPSYSMLVRGRVGTEFRDILIYSKDNRTRQMTIFADRGTMQTIDDAILLYLEDGEIHELSLPNYDEYRRLKFKRHRIVVPVDNLYLERRESNLRGDREMTIAMMQGKIAAYREKIANVKRRVAARIASQTPFALTAEVTRTAALSAAERWQAAIADSASLTRGDSARLMRRATNLRRGLGGDFNLVASYVRGINRYRVEIHKKFSLPFACIVFVLVGAPLGIMARRGGFAVATALSLGFFVVYWGLLIAGEELADRGLVSPILGMWSPNILLAFVGILLLGLIRSENRVWRLGFLDLLRRRATAGLEP
- a CDS encoding gamma carbonic anhydrase family protein encodes the protein MAPWISGPLAPQGHGRAGAVILPFDGHRPVIPVSAFVAPSADVIGQVELGAEASIWFGAVARGDMHHISIGRRTNIQDNCTIHVTTDLYPTEVGDEVTVGHGAIVHGCVIASRCLIGMGAVIMDGVEVGEGALIAGGAVVVPGTQVPPRSLYAGVPARFRREVTAAEYADIVERAELYVQYAQRYLAPAQNTP
- a CDS encoding thymidine phosphorylase — protein: MIAYELIHKQQQGIPLSGAEIAWLVDGFANGSVPDEQLAAWLMAVYFKGMTGSERQALVAAMVASGRRLDFSALDGYVADKHSTGGVGDKVSLILAPLVAACGVYVPMISGRGLGHTGGTLDKLESIPGFGTNLELDAFQRQVGEVGVAIMSQTDEIVPADRKMYALRDVTATVESLPLICGSIMSKKIAEGIQGLVLDVKWGSGAFMATLDEARALAEALQQTGADFGVETVARITDMNQPLGRTAGLWCEVREALAVLEGGGPPDLVRLTTVLAADILTLAGRSTAEAAVSTALSSGRAREKFDQLVAAQGGAVAALSDPATHRPAHTAPLSASRSGILHAVDTYRCGLALITAGAGRQRQGDSLDPSAGFVLELKIGDRVHAGDELGRVFGADRSKVEAAAARLLSALTIGDGAVEGPQLVVQ